A genomic region of Arachis stenosperma cultivar V10309 chromosome 9, arast.V10309.gnm1.PFL2, whole genome shotgun sequence contains the following coding sequences:
- the LOC130949730 gene encoding uncharacterized mitochondrial protein AtMg00860-like, whose protein sequence is MVTVPTYLTCNVLEKAKDILLLTVGVSGDDQRLEQILVVCEFPEVFPDDIDEFAPNREVEFAIELTEEEHAEHLRTVLQILKEKKLYAKLSKCEFWKKEVKFLGHVVSKQGIEVDPSKVEAVTNWGRPTSVTEIRSFMGLAGYYRRFIKGFSQIALPLTKLTRKDAPFIWTPECEES, encoded by the exons ATGGTAACAGTACCCACatatctaacatgtaatgtCTTGGAAAAAGCAAAG GATATCTTGTTGTTAACCGTgggtgtttcgggtgatgatcaaagattGGAGCAAATTctggttgtgtgtgagtttccggaagtgtttcccgatgacaTTGATGAATTTGCACCCAACCGAGAGGTTGaatttgctattgagttg actgaagaagagcacgCAGAACACTTGAGAACCGTGCTACAGATACtaaaggaaaagaaactctATGCGAAACTATCTAAATGTGAATTCTGGAAGAAGGAGGTAAAGTTTCTGGGTCATGTGGTGAGTAAGCAAGGGATAGAAGTAGACCCATCTAAGGTAGAGGCGGTAACGAATTGGGGGCGACCAACCTCAGTTACTGAGATAAGGAGTTTTATgggcttggctggctattaccgaagatTCATCAAGGGCTTTTCGCAAATAGCTTTGCCATTGACAAAGCTAACCCGCAAGGATGCGCCATTtatttggactcctgagtgtgAGGAAAGTTGA